A genomic window from Silene latifolia isolate original U9 population chromosome Y, ASM4854445v1, whole genome shotgun sequence includes:
- the LOC141631030 gene encoding uncharacterized protein LOC141631030: MTAFCWNCRGFGETDDPTIPYLHHCIRKFHPSILFLQETHSTVTVAAMKTSHLGFPNFCGVDSLGRSGGLFLCWDDSVNISVLCSDKRFIFCKLVIEVSPGTHESMYVMFIYGEPALAYRCAVWERISEVISGCSPLLIIGDFNQVELHCDKLGGSPTIRGQDEFLAWKLNNDLIDVPFFGPRFTWTNSQLNTDCIFERLDRAYATPDWFQIFPHASLLHLPILISDHAPIILRFFQPTTKSKRPYRVDNWCLSIPEVIDLVNNAWNAPVVGSSMYVLSRKLASARYAILSWVVQHRFSHGINWSAVDSDLDSSSDSIVNSFTANAFQTVRSEQMQRIHKQHLYWLQRVRLRKEILDGLPTSFLFNRVKQRSSKQRILALRTSDGTWLHNLPEIETEIVGYFQSLLGPPKSKDPAFPSDNYDDFLNPLDLPFLTPQDSSILAAPFTDMDVLRALRNMDGSKSPGPDAITPKFFQVFWPQIGSLVTCAILRFLNTGVMLKEWNSTHIILLPKVEHPEMVSQFRPISLCNVVYRLASKCLANRIKLVISSLISDTQQAFVPGRLMSDSSIIAHEVMHYLNKTKTGSSWYAALKLDMRKAFDRVSWHFLMEVLRHMRFPPAWRSLIWECISTVSYRILINGAPSSTLTPTCGLRQGDPLSPYLFIICMEVLSRQLSRAEKTGMLTGLKISRYAPTVSHLFYADDALICCKATPTAFDALRDLFKDFESASGQMINLNKSFIKFSPNAPPDFRLHLTSILKMQSFSTFGTYLGVPVDIPRNRARVFHSYIDKLTTRISSLSSLHLSQSSKLVVISAVLLASFYHLMAALPFPLGICRKIDSLITAFWWCHDWKRQSIHWLKRETLQTPRDFAGLGIKNSLLLSQALLVKNYWRLKVHPSGLLARYLVPKYARDLPIPSAKSRVSKPSFLWSGICRAVDEVSSGICWKIGNGKQINLVNSRWVQGTVPIRLGTDREPAPSLPDLVHPSGDWNATAVFKHFAPVTAKLVIEMEPSLLGIDDFLYWKYTEDGSYSVKTGYLHLWHKSSASSPSLTSFFPWSRIWKLTGSAKFPLLF, encoded by the coding sequence ATGACTGCCTTTTGTTGGAATTGTAGGGGATTTGGTGAGACGGATGATCCTACAATTCCATACCTTCATCACTGTATCCGTAAATTTCATCCGTCAATTTTGTTTCTGCAAGAGACTCACTCTACTGTGACCGTAGCAGCTATGAAGACTAGTCATCTTGGTTTTCCGAACTTCTGTGGGGTTGACTCATTAGGGCGTAGTGGAGGCCTTTTTTTGTGCTGGGATGACTCGGTAAATATTAGTGTTTTGTGTTCTGACAAGCGTTTTATCTTTTGTAAACTTGTTATAGAAGTCTCACCTGGTACACATGAATCCATGTATGTAATGTTTATCTATGGGGAACCTGCTTTAGCCTACCGATGTGCTGTTTGGGAACGAATTTCAGAGGTTATTTCCGGCTGCTCCCCTTTATTAATCATAGGCGACTTCAATCAAGTCGAGTTACATTGTGACAAGTTGGGTGGCTCACCAACGATCCGTGGACAAGACGAGTTCCTTGCTTGGAAACTTAACAACGATCTCATTGATGTTCCTTTCTTTGGCCCACGGTTCACCTGGACTAACTCGCAACTGAATACAGATTGTATTTTTGAAAGGCTGGATCGCGCTTATGCAACACCAGACTGGTTTCAGATCTTTCCGCACGCTTCTCTACTTCATCTACCTATACTTATTTCTGATCATGCTCCGATTATCTTACGTTTTTTCCAGCCTACTACAAAGTCTAAGAGACCTTACCGAGTTGACAATTGGTGTCTTTCTATCCCAGAAGTCATTGATTTGGTGAATAATGCTTGGAATGCTCCTGTTGTGGGATCATCAATGTATGTTCTATCTCGAAAACTCGCTTCCGCTAGATATGCTATTCTGTCTTGGGTGGTACAGCACAGATTTTCACATGGCATCAATTGGTCCGCTGTGGACTCGGACCTTGACAGTTCGTCTGACTCTATTGTCAACTCTTTTACGGCAAATGCTTTTCAAACGGTTAGATCTGAGCAAATGCAACGCATCCACAAGCAACATCTTTACTGGCTTCAACGCGTTAGATTGCGTAAGGAAATTTTAGATGGGCTTCCTACTAGTTTCTTGTTCAATAGAGTCAAGCAGAGATCTTCTAAGCAGCGTATACTTGCCTTGCGAACTTCTGATGGTACATGGCTTCATAATTTGCCTGAGATTGAAACGGAAATAGTTGGATATTTTCAGTCGCTTTTGGGTCCTCCTAAATCCAAGGATCCTGCTTTTCCAAGTGATAATTATGATGATTTCCTGAACCCACTTGATCTGCCTTTCCTTACACCTCAAGATAGTTCAATTCTCGCTGCTCCTTTTACGGATATGGACGTTCTTCGTGCTCTTCGTAATATGGACGGCTCTAAATCACCAGGTCCGGACGCTATTACTCCTAAATTTTTTCAGGTTTTTTGGCCACAAATTGGATCTCTGGTTACCTGTGCAATTCTACGTTTTCTGAATACGGGCGTCATGTTGAAAGAGTGGAATAGCACTCACATTATTCTCCTCCCAAAAGTCGAGCACCCAGAGATGGTATCGCAATTTAGACCAATCAGTCTCTGTAATGTGGTTTACCGGCTCGCTTCCAAATGCCTTGCCAATCGCATCAAACTGGTAATTTCGTCCCTCATTTCTGATACGCAGCAGGCTTTTGTGCCGGGGAGATTAATGTCAGACAGCTCAATCATCGCTCATGAGGTTATGCATTATCTTAACAAGACTAAGACTGGTTCTAGCTGGTATGCGGCTCTCAAATTGGATATGCGCAAGGCTTTTGATCGTGTCTCGTGGCATTTTCTTATGGAGGTCTTGCGCCATATGCGATTTCCACCTGCCTGGCGCAGTCTTATATGGGAATGTATTTCCACTGTTTCATATCGGATCCTAATTAATGGCGCGCCATCATCTACTTTGACTCCGACATGCGGTCTTCGACAAGGCGATCCTTTATCCCCCTATCTTTTTATTATTTGCATGGAAGTTTTATCTCGACAACTCTCTCGAGCCGAGAAGACGGGAATGCTTACGGGTTTAAAAATATCTCGCTATGCTCCAACTGTTTCACACTTATTCTATGCGGATGATGCGCTTATCTGTTGCAAAGCTACACCCACTGCTTTTGATGCCTTAAGGGATCTCTTCAAGGACTTTGAATCTGCATCGGGACAAATGATTAACCTCAATAAATCTTTCATTAAATTCAGTCCCAATGCCCCACCTGATTTTAGATTACATTTAACCTCCATCCTCAAGATGCAGAGCTTCTCAACCTTCGGAACCTACTTGGGTGTTCCTGTTGACATCCCAAGAAACCGGGCTCGGGTATTTCATTCTTATATTGACAAATTGACGACTCGCATTTCATCTTTGTCTTCACTGCACCTTAGTCAATCAAGTAAGCTTGTGGTCATCTCTGCTGTTTTACTCGCCTCATTCTATCACTTAATGGCGGCTCTTCCGTTCCCTCTTGGGATTTGTCGGAAAATTGATTCTCTAATTACTGCATTCTGGTGGTGCCATGACTGGAAAAGGCAATCTATTCATTGGCTCAAGCGTGAGACTTTACAAACGCCGAGAGACTTCGCTGGTTTGGGAATCAAAAACTCTCTTCTCTTGAGTCAAGCTTTACTAGTTAAGAACTACTGGCGGCTCAAGGTGCATCCCTCTGGTTTGCTTGCTAGATATCTTGTTCCCAAATATGCCCGAGATTTACCTATCCCTTCAGCAAAATCACGTGTCTCAAAACCATCTTTCCTTTGGAGCGGTATTTGTCGTGCGGTGGATGAGGTTTCCTCGGGAATTTGCTGGAAAATTGGCAACGGAAAACAGATAAACTTGGTAAATAGTCGTTGGGTGCAAGGTACTGTTCCCATTCGTTTGGGGACTGATAGAGAACCTGCTCCTAGTTTACCGGATTTGGTACATCCTTCGGGTGACTGGAATGCTACAGCCGTATTCAAACACTTTGCTCCGGTTACAGCAAAGTTAGTTATCGAAATGGAACCCTCGCTTCTTGGTATTGATGATTTCCTATACTGGAAATACACGGAGGATGGTAGCTATTCGGTTAAAACGGGCTATTTACACCTTTGGCATAAATCTTCTGCTTCGTCTCCGTCTTTAACGTCTTTTTTTCCATGGTCTCGCATTTGGAAGTTAACAGGTTCAGCTAAATTTCCTTTGTTGTTTTGA